The following coding sequences lie in one Arachis ipaensis cultivar K30076 chromosome B05, Araip1.1, whole genome shotgun sequence genomic window:
- the LOC107644753 gene encoding gibberellin 20 oxidase 2 translates to MAMECITSTQSMTQPHQNNNKESETTPLVFDASILRHQHQIPSQFIWPDEEKPSLQVSKLVIPLIDLGGFLSGDPAATMEAVRLVGEACKKHGFFLVVNHGINADLISNAHSYMDDFFELPLSQKQRAQRKTGEHCGYASSFTGRFSSKLPWKETLSFQFSAEKSSPKIVKEYLSNTMGKEFEQFGSIYQDYCEAMSKLSLGIMELLGMSLGVGKECFREFFEENRSIMRLNYYPPCQKPDQTLGTGPHCDPTSLTILHQDQVGGLQVFVDNEWHSITPNFNAFVVNIGDTFMALSNGKYKSCLHRAVVNKKTTRKSLAFFLCPRNDKVVSPPRGLVDDDFSPRVYPDFTWPMLLEFTQKYYRADMNTLNAFTNWIQQKESS, encoded by the exons ATGGCAATGGAGTGCATAACAAGTACTCAATCCATGACTCAACCACACCAAAACAACAACAAAGAAAGTGAAACAACACCATTGGTGTTTGATGCCTCAATCTTGAGGCATCAACACCAAATCCCAAGCCAATTCATTTGGCCTGACGAGGAGAAGCCAAGCTTGCAAGTATCCAAGCTTGTCATCCCCCTCATCGATCTAGGCGGCTTCCTATCTGGCGACCCAGCCGCCACAATGGAAGCCGTCAGGCTCGTTGGGGAGGCATGCAAGAAGCATGGCTTCTTCCTCGTCGTCAACCACGGGATCAACGCCGACTTGATCTCTAATGCACATAGCTACATGGATGATTTCTTTGAACTTCCCCTGTCTCAGAAACAGAGAGCTCAGAGGAAAACAGGGGAACACTGCGGCTATGCTAGTAGCTTCACTGGCAGATTCTCATCAAAGCTTCCATGGAAGGAGACTCTCTCTTTTCAATTCTCCGCAGAGAAAAGCTCACCAAAGATTGTCAAGGAATACTTATCCAACACAATGGGCAAAGAATTCGAGCAATTCGG GTCAATATACCAAGATTACTGTGAAGCTATGAGCAAACTTTCACTGGGGATAATGGAGCTTCTTGGAATGAGCCTTGGAGTTGGGAAAGAATGCTTCAGGGAATTCTTTGAAGAGAATAGGTCAATAATGAGATTGAACTATtatccaccatgtcaaaaaccaGACCAAACATTAGGAACTGGACCTCATTGTGATCCAACATCTTTAACCATTCTTCACCAAGACCAAGTTGGTGGCTTGCAAGTGTTTGTTGATAATGAGTGGCATTCCATTACCCCAAATTTCAATGCTTTTGTTGTCAATATCGGAGACACCTTCATG GCGCTTTCAAATGGAAAATACAAGAGTTGTTTGCATAGAGCAGTGGTGAACAAGAAGACAACAAGGAAATCACTTGCTTTCTTTTTGTGTCCAAGAAACGATAAGGTGGTGAGTCCACCAAGAGGATTAGTGGATGATGATTTTAGTCCAAGGGTGTACCCTGATTTTACATGGCCTATGCTTCTTGAGTTCACTCAGAAGTACTATAGAGCTGACATGAACACCCTTAATGCCTTTACCAATTGGATTCAACAAAAAGAAAGTAGCTGA